CTGTCAACTTCTTCCAAAGCCTCATACTCTTCCATATTGTATCTTCTATACATTCCCGCTACGAAATCAAGCAACACAATATCCTTGTGCACCATATTCCAATCCTCCTCAAACACCCAGACAGACAAATACCTTGAGGTTTTCGAAATTGCAAGAAAACATAACAAACCTCTGTACTCCTTTAGACAAAAAATGTCGCTTTCATCATTATAATTTTCTGACAAGACAGGGAAGTTTATCAACCTACATTGTTGGCCaccggtttgaatgctattgttattGTTTAGATTGTAAGATAATATATTTTTCCCGTCCAGCCAATACATTTGTCCATTTATGACAACTAAACTCTTGAAGTCAGAGAAATAACCCCTAGGCTCAGGGTGTGATACTTGATAGACATTCCATTTACCCGCATCAGAAGAGAAAACTTGAATGTTCAATTTCCTCATTTTTTTCTTATCAGGCATTATAAGCACAACTTTATAAGAAGTAGTGGGTGAAATAGTCTCACTAGTAAAAGCAGcaagggtggtggtggtggacatAGTAGGAGTTGGAGGAAGTGAAACCCACTGTTTTGTGAGTGGATTGCAAACAAAATACTattttggtctggaatttggtttCAGATTACTTGATAAACAACATAAAACCAAACCATTACTACAACCTAACAGGTCTATTCTGTTGTTGTTTTCTAAATTGGGGTTTGGATTCAAAAACTTAAAGGAAAACCCATGTTGATTACCTGATACGAGTTCTGTATTCACTGATGATTTTGAATATGAGATCCCAAATTCCATAGAGTGATAAACGAGCCACGGGAAAGATTGAGAGCCATTGATCTGATCCATTTGTTCATGAAACGACAGTCCGAGAGAAGAGAAGCCCATCCCTTGAGACGCACCTGAATCTAAAGATTGAATTGAAAGATGGTAAAATAAATATTGGTTTTCCCTATTTTCCATCCCCATGTTTCCTATTTCCCATCCAGCTAAATTCCCATCCCCAAGTGCCACGATTTTTGTTAAAAGGAGAGCAAAGACGGATCTGAGGAGAGCGAAAATCATAGTCGACTCACTAACTAGGTGGATTTGTATACTGAGTTTTTACTCGGACAAATATACCCTTTATATGAACCCCTCACATGCGTACACATCAAACCCAACTTAACTCACGAACCAAGT
This genomic stretch from Papaver somniferum cultivar HN1 chromosome 5, ASM357369v1, whole genome shotgun sequence harbors:
- the LOC113277540 gene encoding uncharacterized protein LOC113277540, producing MSTTTTLAAFTSETISPTTSYKVVLIMPDKKKMRKLNIQVFSSDAGKWNVYQVSHPEPRGYFSDFKSLVVINGQMYWLDGKNILSYNLNNNNSIQTGGQQCRLINFPVLSENYNDESDIFCLKEYRGLLCFLAISKTSRYLSVWVFEEDWNMVHKDIVLLDFVAGMYRRYNMEEYEALEEVDSESESNNCDKENGAIEDVEVIGFSPVDANVILFGYNDGVWAYDIESTKSEELIEPSFMATTNSVGTRYRVYNSFAIKTMPTVLPSPSWKSTPGSAIPDQLEKNVLIYGQGLLVLPMQLFKITNS